The genomic interval GAGGAGGAGGCGGCCACCGAGCGGTACGAGGTCCTGCACCTCTCCGCACCGGCCCTGTCCGGACTGCCCGACGGCCGCCCCTGGTAGCGGACCAGCCAGTGGATCGGTCGTTACGCTTGCGTTTTTGGTGTTTGTTGCCGCATGCTGGAGTTGTGACTGTAGGTGGGGACGATCTTCTGACGACCGGGGAGGCGGCGGTGTTACTCGGGTCGTCCCGGCAGCATGTGGTCGACATGTGCGACCAAGGACTGTTGCCGTACGTCAGGGTGGGATCGCACCGTCGCCTACGCCGGAGCGACGTCGAAGCGGTTCTGCGGCCCGAGTTGACTCGCGATCAACTCAAGGCGCTGTGGCTGCACCGCGCGGTCGCGGGGCGTCTGGTCAGCGACCCCGACGCAGTGTTGGCGAAGGCGGCGGCGAACCTCGAACGGCTACGCTCGGTACACCCGGACGGGATGGCGGCGAAGTGGCTCGAACGCTGGCGGGCAGTCCTCGACGCCGGGGTGGAGTCGGTCTTGACGGTCTTGACCTCCCGGCGCCCTGACGATGTCGAGTTGCGGCAGAACTCACCGTTCGCCGGGGTCCTGTCCGAGACGGAGCGTCGAGCCGTGCTGGCGGCATTCGCGCAGAGATGGCGGAGCGACCGGGCGGCATGAGGCGAGAGCATCTGGAACATGTCCTGCGTGCCGCCTCGCAAATCACTGGCGATCCTGAGGTGCTCGTCATCGGCAGTCAGTCCGTGCTGGGTGGGATCGCTGAGGACGTGCTTCCGCCGGAGGCGACCGCCTCAATCGAGGTAGACGTGGCCTTCTTCGACGACCCCGACGACCGGAAGGCGGATCAGGTTGACGGTGCGATCGGGGAACTCTCCGCCTTCCACGAGATGTACGGCTACTACGCGCAGGGTGTGAGCGTTTCAACAGCGGTGTTGCCGACCGGGTGGCGCGACCGGCTCGTTGTGGTGGAGACTGCCAGCACGGCTCCGGGGCGGGGCTATCTGTTGGATCCACACGACTGCGTGGTGGCGAAGCTCGTTGCCGGCCGGGAGAAGGACTACGTGTTCGCGGCCGCGCTCATCCGACACCGCCTCGTCGAGCCGGCGGTGGTCGCCGCGCGGATCGAGACGGTAGACGTGCCGCTCGCCGTACGGCAGCGGCTCCGGGACTGGATTGCTTACCACCGCGACCGCTGAGCGGCGCGAGCAGGCCGCCGTCCAACAGTGCTCAGGACCAGTCATCCGTCGGTGTCGCCGCCTCTGGCGCTTTGGCGGCGGGGGAGTCGGGTCAGCACGAGTCGGCGTAGCCGGGCGTCGGTGGCCCAGAGCAGCACCCCGGCGACCAGCCCGGCCGCCCCGCCCAGCACCAGCAGCTCGACCACCGGGCCGGCGTCCAGCCCGGTCCGGGCCACCGCCAGCGGCACCAGTGCGGCGGCCACCGCTGCCACGATCGCCGGCACCGTCGGGGCGAGGAAGGCCGCCAGCGACGCGTTCGCGGCCCGGCGCACCGTGACCCAGACCGCGAGGGCGGTCACCACGACCTGCATGCCGACCCCGGCCAGCGCCACCGCCGTCGCCTCGGCCACGTCGCCGTACCCGGTGAAGAGGGTGCCGACGGCGGCCAGGGTCGCCACCCCGAGTACGCCCCGGGTCCAGAGGATCGCGGCGAGCTTGCCCGGCTGGCCGATCGCCTGGAGCGCCGGACCGAGCAGCACCCCGTACACGTTGACGGCGCCGAAGAGGCAGAGCAGCCGGAGCGGCACCTCGGTGCCGGCCCACTGCGGACCCAGGAGCGTGACCAGCGGATGCGCCACCGCCGCGAGTATGCCGAGCACCGGCAGCCCGGCCAGCGCGCCGAGGTGCTGGAGTTGGTTGAGCTGCGCGGCCAGCGCCGCCCGGTCCCGCTGCAACCGGGACAGCGACGGCAGCGCCACCTGCTGGAGCGACCGGACCGTCACGTCGACCAGCATGTCCGGCAGCCGGGCCGCCAGCCGGTAGACCCCGGTCGCCACCGGTCCGAAGAAGAGGCCGGTGAAGAGGATGTCGGCCTTGGAGCTGAGCATCAGCCCCAGCCCGGCGTTGGCCGAGTGCGCGGAGAAGACCAGCAGGTCCCGGATGCCGGCCAGCCGGGGCCGACGGCTCGGCCGCCACGGGCAGACCCACCAGAGCACCACCAGGCCGACCGCCGCGTTCACCAACTGCTGCGCCACCAGGGCCCAGATGCCCGCCCCGGCCAGCGCCAGCACCACCCCGACGGCTCCGCTGAGCAGCGAGGCGAGCAGGGTACGGATGGCGACCGCCCGGAACCGCAGCTCCCGGCGCAGCACCGCCTCGGGCACGATCGACAGCCCCTGCAACAGCACCAGCGGGGATAGCGCGACGCAGATGGCGGTCAGCTCGGGCGCCCGGTTGGCCATCGCCCACAGTGGGCTCGCGGCGGCGGTGAGCCCACCGATCACCACCCCGGCCAGCACCAGCACCACGAAGGCGCCGTCCAGATGCTCCGGGGTGAGCCTGTCCCGCTGCACGATCGCGGAGACCAGCCCCTGCTGGATCAGCGTCTGCGCCACCGTGATGAAGACGGTGGCCATCGCCACCAGGCCGAACTCGCTCGGGCCGAGCAGCCGGGCCAGCAGAAAGGTGACCAGGATCGACGAGCCGATCCGGCCGGCGGTGAGCACGTACGACCAGCCGATCGCCGAGCGCAGCCGGCCGCCACCTTCCGACGGGGAGGACGTGGGGTCGGCGAGCGGGGTACCGGCCGGGTCCGGAGCCGTCCGGGCGGGCTGGACCGGGGCCACCCTAGGCGCTTCCCTTCGCCGCACTGGCCCGCCGCCGGATCAGCCGGCCCAGCCAGACCGGGGCCCGGCGGCGCAGCCGGCCGAGCCGGACCCGGACCCGGCGGGCCCACCAGATGGCCAGGAACGCCACCGCCGAACTGAGCCGGGTGCCGAGCGGCTCGGAACCGGTGGAGAGCGTCCGCAGCGTCTCGGCGAGCATCCGCAACCTCGGCGCCCGGACCCGCTTGCCGCTCTGCGCGAACCAGGCCAGCGCCGAGGCCGGGGTGGCGTCCTTGGCCTGCCGGGTCGAGGCGCCGTGCATCCGGCGCAGGAAGAGCGGCTCGGCCACCTCGTGGATCTCGCCGAGCCGGGCCACCTCGGCGATCAGCGTGTAGTCGGAGGAGAGGAACGGGCGGATCATCCCGGTCCGGCGCAGCGCCGACATCCGGAACACCCCGAAGTGCGCGTGGCAGAGGTTGATGTTCCGGGCCACCCCGGCCACCCGGCGCCACGGCCGCCGGTCGCGCAGGTCCAGCCGGTCGGCGTACGGGCCGATCACCTCGCCGGCCTCGTCGATGAGTACGGTGCGCGGATAGGCGAGTACGGCGTGCGGCCCGGCCGCGTCCAGCGCCGCCACACAGGTGCGCAGGTACGCCGGCAGGCAGACGTCGTCGTACGCCACCCACTTGAACAGCTCGCCCCGGGCCAGCTCGACCACCCGGGCGTAGTTGACGTGCCCGCCGAAGTTGCGCGGATTGCGGTAGAGCCGGATCCGTGGGTCCCGCGCGGCGTAGCGCTGGCAGATCTCCCAGGTCCGGTCGGTGGAGGCGTTGTCGCTGATGATGATCTCGAAGTCCGGGTAGTCCTGGGCGAGCAGGGCGTCGAGGCAGCCTTCGAGGTAGCGCTCGGCGTTGTAGAGGGGTACGCCCAGACTCACCCGTGGCGCTGGCTCCATCGTCTCCTCCGCTCAGGCGACCAGCAGCTCGGCCCGTACGCCGAGCTGGCGCAGCGCGGCGTCGATCTCGTCCCGGTAGGCCGGGTTGGTGATGATCACCGAGCGGGTGCCGGAGCCGGCGAGCGTGGCCGGATCCCGCACCTGGTGCCCGGTCACCGGCAGGTAGCGGCCCCACTTGCGCGGGTTGACGTCCACCACGGCGGCGAGCCGGCCGTCCGGGTCGGCCAGGTGCAGGAACTGCACCCCGCGCGAACCGGCCCCCCAGAGCACCGGCCGGTCACCGGCGGCCACCAGCCGGTCGATGGTGCTCCGCCAGCGCTCCCGTTCGGCGGCGTGCCGGTCGGCGAAGCCGGCGATCGAGGCGAGCTGCCGGTCCCGGTCGGCCGGGCCCGGCGACTCGGCGCCGGGCAGCGCGGTGCCGGTCGCCGGGGGTGCCGCGTTGACCGAGATCTCGACG from Plantactinospora sp. BC1 carries:
- a CDS encoding excisionase family DNA-binding protein → MTVGGDDLLTTGEAAVLLGSSRQHVVDMCDQGLLPYVRVGSHRRLRRSDVEAVLRPELTRDQLKALWLHRAVAGRLVSDPDAVLAKAAANLERLRSVHPDGMAAKWLERWRAVLDAGVESVLTVLTSRRPDDVELRQNSPFAGVLSETERRAVLAAFAQRWRSDRAA
- a CDS encoding DUF6036 family nucleotidyltransferase produces the protein MRREHLEHVLRAASQITGDPEVLVIGSQSVLGGIAEDVLPPEATASIEVDVAFFDDPDDRKADQVDGAIGELSAFHEMYGYYAQGVSVSTAVLPTGWRDRLVVVETASTAPGRGYLLDPHDCVVAKLVAGREKDYVFAAALIRHRLVEPAVVAARIETVDVPLAVRQRLRDWIAYHRDR
- a CDS encoding glycosyltransferase family 2 protein, with product MEPAPRVSLGVPLYNAERYLEGCLDALLAQDYPDFEIIISDNASTDRTWEICQRYAARDPRIRLYRNPRNFGGHVNYARVVELARGELFKWVAYDDVCLPAYLRTCVAALDAAGPHAVLAYPRTVLIDEAGEVIGPYADRLDLRDRRPWRRVAGVARNINLCHAHFGVFRMSALRRTGMIRPFLSSDYTLIAEVARLGEIHEVAEPLFLRRMHGASTRQAKDATPASALAWFAQSGKRVRAPRLRMLAETLRTLSTGSEPLGTRLSSAVAFLAIWWARRVRVRLGRLRRRAPVWLGRLIRRRASAAKGSA
- a CDS encoding lipopolysaccharide biosynthesis protein, coding for MAPVQPARTAPDPAGTPLADPTSSPSEGGGRLRSAIGWSYVLTAGRIGSSILVTFLLARLLGPSEFGLVAMATVFITVAQTLIQQGLVSAIVQRDRLTPEHLDGAFVVLVLAGVVIGGLTAAASPLWAMANRAPELTAICVALSPLVLLQGLSIVPEAVLRRELRFRAVAIRTLLASLLSGAVGVVLALAGAGIWALVAQQLVNAAVGLVVLWWVCPWRPSRRPRLAGIRDLLVFSAHSANAGLGLMLSSKADILFTGLFFGPVATGVYRLAARLPDMLVDVTVRSLQQVALPSLSRLQRDRAALAAQLNQLQHLGALAGLPVLGILAAVAHPLVTLLGPQWAGTEVPLRLLCLFGAVNVYGVLLGPALQAIGQPGKLAAILWTRGVLGVATLAAVGTLFTGYGDVAEATAVALAGVGMQVVVTALAVWVTVRRAANASLAAFLAPTVPAIVAAVAAALVPLAVARTGLDAGPVVELLVLGGAAGLVAGVLLWATDARLRRLVLTRLPRRQSARGGDTDG